Part of the Benincasa hispida cultivar B227 chromosome 11, ASM972705v1, whole genome shotgun sequence genome, CTTCTGCAATTGATGCCCAACTTGCAACAGAATCTCACTATAATTTACTTGGATCCTTGTTAGGAAGGTGAAgcttttttagtttaaaatcatGAAGTTAATATTTGTTTTAACTCTCACTTTTGATATTTACACTGTTTTTTTCTGTGTTTCCAAGCACAGCAatgaagcagctaaggaagcAATTTTTTACTCATACAATAGACATATCAATGGCTTTGCAGCTGTGCTAGATCAAAAAGTTGCAAGCGATCTCACAAGTAAATTCATTCATCCAATTCTACAGTCCTACTTGATAACGATTTCAGCCTGTTTGATAAccgtttagttttttaaaattaattcaattttgtcgcaatttcttacaatgattttcgTATAGTCGAACTCatagctaaattctaaaaacagaaacaagttttttaaaagtttttttttcttttctttttttttttttttttttttttgaaaatattgctAGAAATTAGATAACCTATCAAAGAAACCTAGAGATGCAAAGgatatttatagacttaattttcaaaaataaaaaactaaaaatcaaatgggtATGGAACAAgaccttccttttttttctattttgaaatgtgtttatttctttgcaacttctttataatgattttcgtttttttaaaaaaaaaatatttggatttttagacaaatttaaaagacaataatatgtttgtaataactacaatctcgtttgataatcattctccatttttagttttatgtttgttttctctTAGTTTCTAAACATGGTTTTCACTTTTcttaaataaacatttgaatttttagtcaaaaatctaaaactaaaaactactttttttactTTCCAAAATTTGGtgtagtttttgaaaatatttgtagAAAATGTGAACAACATAACatagaaatttagaggtgaaaatatagtttataacttaattaattttcaaaagccaAAAACAAAAGACGAAATGGTTATCAATAAGgacctattttttttagtattgaaatttgaaaaaatgttgCTAAAAAGTATATAACTAGTATCTCATTtaattaccatttttttttaaaattaagcctataaacattactttcacctccaaatgtCTTCTTTTGccatctattttttaccaatgatttaaaaatcaagccaaaatttgaaaattagaaaaaatagtttttaaaatgttgtttttgtttttggagtttggataagaattcaaccattgtacttaaaaaagatacaaatcattataagaaataggGAAGaagtaggcttaattttcaaaaatcaaaaacaaaaaacgaaatgattaccaaagGAAACcttaaaaatagttatcaaaccaGACGTAGATCTTTTGTGCAGAAGATTCCACATCAAAATTTAATCCAATGGtgttttctcattttcttgtccattttttttagaacatCCTGATGTGGTATCAGTACATGAAAACAAAGGGAAAAAACTGCACACAACACTTTCATGGAACTTTCTTGGAGTTGAGAATAATGGTGCAATTCCTTCAAACTCTATTTGGAATCTTGCAAGTTTTGGTGAATCTACAATCATTGCCAACCTTGACACAGGTTTGTTctgtttcacttttttttttaaaagtttttggttataattttgtaatttgtgTATATTTGTATTTGTATAATTGGAATCAATACACAGGTGTTTGGCCAGAATCAAAGAGTTTCAATGATGAAGGATATGGACCTATCCCAACAAGGTGGAAGGGAAGTTGTGAAGGTGGCTCCAAATTTCATTGCAACAGGTCCCTAACATCAATCTTTACTCCATTGCTTCTTGTTGAGAAGCATGGACACTTTGATTTGATTAACGTGTCTAACACGTATTAAACATCATTATGTGCAATAGACACGTGTTTGATGTTAGTTGTACAAAGTGAAATATTGATGCATATTGAACAATGGTTAAGGTTACTATATTAACATGTAAAAAAATAggttaaaattgtaaatttggtCGATCCTTATGGTTCGGAGAAAGTTAGAACTTAGTCtctatgatttataattaaaatttagtccctatggtttgataaaactcTCATAAATAATCTCTACAGTAGGATCTATTTATGAAGTTTTTATCAAAACCGTAGGAACTCTTTATGAGTTTTTGTCAAACTATAGGGATTAAATGCTAACTTTCACCAAAGCATAGggaccaaatttgtaatttaccctaaaaaatatctaataggtctttgaacttttagttctatgtttaaaaggtttttaactttaaaaatgtctaataggtCCTTGAACGTTCAATTTGTTTTTTGTCTAATAGgttttaaacatattcaaaaTTGGCCTCTaacatgttgtaaattttttatataaacataaaatttatatactTGACTCCTAGGCTTGTGGATTTATACTTGACTCCTAGGCTTGTGGATTTAGAAAAAACTGTCGCATAAGACTTTTATTAGACACAAAGTTTAAATTTCAATGacatattagacataaaatcgAAACTGTGAAGACTTTTTAGACACACTTGTTCAAGTTTTAGGATCCAAATAAACACAAACCTTAAAGTTCAAAAACTCATTATACACTTTCTAAAGTTCAAATGATCAAATAGATACAAAAAGTTCatgaactaaatttgtaatttaacatcGTCTTTTTTAAGCATAGTACTACAAATCCATAAACTTTCTTAAAATTTCCTTCTTCGATAAAAACGCCAATAAACTTATCACTGTCACGTCTCCGTGATCTACCTAGTTGTCGTATCGTATGAGTGTCTCGTATCAAACCTCGTAAAAAATGCAGGAAGCTGATCGGAGCAAGGTATTTCAACAAAGGGTATGCAGCCATTGTGGGACCTCTAAACTCAAGCTATGAATCAGCAAGGGACCATGAAGGGCATGGAACACACACATTATCCACAGCTGGTGGTCATTTTGTTGAAGGAGCTAATATATTTGGGTATGGTAATGGCACTGCAAAAGGAGGGTCACCTAAAGCCCTTGTTGCTGCCTATAAAGTTTGTTGGCCTCAAGTGTTCTTGTTTGGTGAATGTTTTGAGGCAGACATTCTAGCTGGCTTTGAAGCTGCCATTAGTGATGGAGTTGATGTTCTGTCTGTTTCACTTGGTGGAGATCCTAGTGATTTTGCCCAAGATTCAATATCTATAGGAGCATTTCATGCTGTTCAAAATGGTATTACTGTTGTTTGTTCTGCTGGAAACTCTGGCCCAATTCCTGGCTCTGTCTCTAATGTTGCACCATGGATCATAACTGTGGGAGCTAGCACAATTGATAGGCTTTTTACGAGTTATGTCGCACTCGGAGATAAGAAGCACATTAAGGTACACTTTGAAGAAACACAAACACTTTAGTTTTGTCTATCTACTTTGTTTCTTATGTCTTTCTAACGTGGCTTTCCTTTATCCGGATTGCTACCTGTATCTGCTTTTTTGAACTCTTCTCCAACTCTTCCTTATACTGTTTATTTATGGAATGAATCACTTTAGGGTTGGGGTATGATGATGGCGCTAAGAATGTGTCAACCTAGTTAAGATATTTTAGTGCACCTACTGAACCTCATATCCTTTAGTATTGTTCTCTAAAAAAATGTTATGTTTGGCTCACTAGTGTTGACACATATAAGGATACTAGTTATTGTTGGAAAAAACTTTCGACCACTACCAAAACTAGGAAATACAACAATTTACGTGAAAAACTTCAAACCTGGAGAAAACCCACGATCCACCAAAAAGGAATTCACTATGTGAAAAGTTATTACAATCACATAAAATTCTCTCCTCGATCACAATTATTACAAGGACACTTTCTCAAAAACTTTTGTACTACTTACACCTTTTCTTTAGTCTCAAACGAGAGCATGAAAAAGGGAAATCTAGTTAGATTTAATACACCAAACTTAAAATGTTTCTAGCTCGGACAATTTGAAACTAAAGTCATAGATTCCTTTGTATAGTGTTTGGACACTTATTTAggatattataataatataggacaaaaacaataaatttgaaAGCAACATATATCAAACTCATTTTTCTAAGCATATAAATTCATAAACACATCtgactttgaattttgaattttcttcgAGTATATAATTGATAGATGTTTATATGAATAAACATATAATATCCGTGTGCAATGTCTTTATATTTTATCGTGtttgtattttatatctatATCCGTGCTTCTTATCTATTCATCTTTATTCATTTGAGTATATGGCTCCCATGTTCTTGCTGTCTTTAATGAACttcaattatatcaatattaGGGTGCAAGCCTTTCTGATAAAATATTGCCAGAACAGAAGTTCTATCCATTGATCAGTTCTCTAGATGCAAAAGCCAACAATGTCTCTAACTACCACGCGTGagtatatttttgtaattttgaatagatttcaattatgttgttaaacattgaatattttaatttaattaattttgaactttgaaattgTCCAAAAATTACCCAtaatggagtttttttttcattgaaaccatgaatgaaaatttaatgGTAGTTGATGTTTAAAAATTGGAAGGAATATACAGATATCATTTACGACAAAATCTTTCGAGTTGAAATGAATAGTAAAAATCAATATTAGTGCATGTTTGggagtaattttgaaataagtAAATTCACTTATATCATGTTTAAAATCACTTCAATTTCTAAATACAATTTCcatactattaaaattgattttgtatggtcaaaaacattttccaagcgactttgaaaatgacaaaagtgttCTTAACCATTTTAGAATCAGTACTCTCAAACATGCAATTAAATTTCGATATagttgaaaataacttataaatGATGCTACTAGGTAAGCCTTCCAACTTTTACAATCAGTAGTcacacattcatttatatcCTTCATTTTAACAGGAGATCAAAATGAAACTTTTCAAAGTCTAAAGTTATGACTGAAGCCTACGATAAAGTTCGAGAAAATTTTTTTGTACAACTCAACCAATATTTTGATggtaaaacaaaaacaaaatgatatttaaGCAAAATTTAATGTGTGTTTTTTAGGCTAATATGTGAAGAAGGGTCTCTTGATCCAAAAAAGGTAAAAGGGAAGATTGTAGTTTGTCttagagggatcaatgcaagAGTGGACAAAGGTTTTGTGGCTGCTGAAGCAGGTGCTGTTGGGATGATTCTTGCTAATGACAAGGAAAATGGAGATGAACTTTTAGCTGATGCACATTTACTTCCTGCTTCCCATATAACCTATTCTGATGGTCAACTAGTCTACCAATACATCAACTCTACCAAGTAATTTTTACTCCTCCTTCCATCTTCTCCTATTTTTATTCATGAAGTACGTCGGTTAAGTTATACGTCTAGGTTTCTATCTATTTAGTCATTCAACGTTAGAAAGTGTCTCATAGATTTCACCTATGGACGTCTATTTTTGTGTCTAAGGCTTTCAACTTTTGTGTCAATAAGTTTTGGAACTTTAAAATGTGTCTTATAGGccatttgatattttataaaatgtACGGATATATTAGATGTGAAGTTGAAAGTTTAGGATCTTATTAGCCATcatcaaataaatcaattagtttaaatttttttaaaaatatatatcaaaatcgAATCTTTTAAGGATTTATTGGACACTTTTAAAGTTGATGACTATTAAACGCAAACTTAAAAGTTTAGGTCTCGtttaataatcatttggtttttgggttttgggattTTAAATAAAGTTTATAGATGTTACTTTCACTTattgatttctttgttttgttatgtACTTTACCTTTTTTGGAGAGTTAAGAAATAGTTTGTAGGCTCTCTTTAATAAccttttggtttttagtttttaatttttggaaattaTGTTTGTTGTCTCATAATTTTGTAATCAtggttttcatctttttctaATTTAGTAAGTAGTTGAGTTCttaacaaaattctaaaaagaaaaaaaaaattaaaaaaaaaaactacttcttttagttttgaaatctttgacttgaattttgaaaatggtCCTAATatgtaaacaacaaaacaaagaaatcaatAAGTGGTGCAAGGTAGtgtctataggtttaattttttaaaaatcaaaagctTATCAAATAGGGGCTTCAAAAACTTAtctttgtttttagaatttgattaaaaattcaaatattatttagttAGAAAAGATGAAAACCATGGTAAGAAAGGTGTaagaaaacaaacacaatttttaaaatcgAAATAGTTACCAACAGAACCTTAAAAGACCCATTATacgacattttttttaatgtgttcAAAGATTCATTAGCTTGACACAAACTTAAAAGTTCAAGTACGATTAAACTCGTAAAACTCACAACTCATTTTGTGCTAAAACTAGAATTCCAATGGCTTACCTGACTCACGTGAGGACAGAGTTGGGAGTCAAACCAGCACCAGTTATGGCTTCATTCTCGTCAAGAGGGCCCAACACGATCGATCCATCAATACTCAAGGTTGGTTAACTAAAATAGTAATATCGTTCGAGTAATTGATCCATTGTTGAAATATCTTAAATCTGTTATCTAACGCTTTCAATAATCAACTGTGTGAATATCGTTAGTGAATCACGTGAATCTGTATATCAGTtttcttgtttgattttttgtttatcGATAACCGGGATGAGACGTTTATGAATTTTGCAGCCAGATATAACAGCACCAGGTGTGAATATATTAGCAGCATACTCTGAAGATGCATCACCATCAGGTTCAAGTTTTGATAAACGTAGGGTGGCATTTAACGTAGAATCTGGGACTTCAATGTCATGTCCTCATATTTCTGGGATTGTTGGACTTCTCAAAACACTTTATCCTAAATGGAGTCCTGCAGCTATTAGATCTGCTATCATGACCACAGGTACATTATCACCATTTCCGTCCTGTTTGATTACTGTTTAATTTCagatttttaacttttaaaaataaaaagtaacattttttttacttatataGTGTGTAATTAAACCTTGTTTTGTTGTTAGATTTAGATTTTAACTAAAATGTTAAATGTTTaagaaaattgagaggaaacaaacataaatttcaaagacaaaaaactataaatgaaatagttatcaaacgagacttttaactttggttttctgtttttttttaatttatatctcTTTTTTCCCAATTTTCTTACTATAATTTGTCACGTTTCTTGagtttttttatcaaatttttaaaatcaaatgaaattttaaaactgtttttaatttttaattcttagttttcaaattttggcttggtctTTAATGTATGTATACAAAAGTgaataataaaacaaagaaatagataagtggataatgtgattagaaacttaattttcaaaaactggAAACTAAATACCTTATTAAATGGAGTCAAAATTGTCAAATTTGTTTctatttggttttaaaaaaaaggaaaatttttataaat contains:
- the LOC120090512 gene encoding subtilisin-like protease SBT5.4, which encodes MEALNLSSLLLSFFLFSLFQTSTIAFKKSYIVYLGSHSHGLNPSAIDAQLATESHYNLLGSLLGSNEAAKEAIFYSYNRHINGFAAVLDQKVASDLTKHPDVVSVHENKGKKLHTTLSWNFLGVENNGAIPSNSIWNLASFGESTIIANLDTGVWPESKSFNDEGYGPIPTRWKGSCEGGSKFHCNRKLIGARYFNKGYAAIVGPLNSSYESARDHEGHGTHTLSTAGGHFVEGANIFGYGNGTAKGGSPKALVAAYKVCWPQVFLFGECFEADILAGFEAAISDGVDVLSVSLGGDPSDFAQDSISIGAFHAVQNGITVVCSAGNSGPIPGSVSNVAPWIITVGASTIDRLFTSYVALGDKKHIKGASLSDKILPEQKFYPLISSLDAKANNVSNYHALICEEGSLDPKKVKGKIVVCLRGINARVDKGFVAAEAGAVGMILANDKENGDELLADAHLLPASHITYSDGQLVYQYINSTKIPMAYLTHVRTELGVKPAPVMASFSSRGPNTIDPSILKPDITAPGVNILAAYSEDASPSGSSFDKRRVAFNVESGTSMSCPHISGIVGLLKTLYPKWSPAAIRSAIMTTAGTKANDLNPILSTKQEKANAFAYGAGHVRPNKAANPGLVYDLSTKDYLNYLCALGYNKTQIKQFSNDTSFVCSKSFKTTDLNYPSISIPDLKSEAVVKIKRRLKNVGSPGTYVVQVNAPPGVSVFVEPTSLKFTGIDEEKSFRVVLKSSVPNDFRQMYVFGRIEWSDGNHRVKSPIVVRVGG